The segment GGCGACGGCATCCTCCACCTCGGTCTGGCAGCGGACGCCGATCTCGTCCAGTTCGACCTGATCGGCGACGCCGGCGGCCAGGAGGACGGCCTCGAAACGACGGATGGGGTCTTTGGCCTCCCATGCGGCCAGCAAGTCGCGGGGGACGTATTCGGCGCCGTCGTGGATGGCGTGGCCGAGCATACGCATGGTCTTGGCTTCGATCAGGGTCGGCCCACCGCCCGCACGCGCCCGCGCCGCCGCCTGGCTGACGGCCTCGTACACGGCTTCGACCTCGTTGCCATCGACGATGAGGCCGGGCATGCCGTAGCTATCGGCATGGTGGGCGATGTCGGCCAGTCGGCGTTGCTGATCGAGCGGCGTCGAATAGGCGTAGTGGTTGTTTTCGACGATGACGATCAAGGGCGCCTGGTAGACGGCAGCCATGTTCAAGGTTTCGTGAAACGCCCCGCTGCTGCTGGCGCCATCGCCGACCATGGTCAGGGCTACGCGCGGCTCGTGGCGATAGCGGAAGCTCATGGCCACGCCCAGGGCCACGGGTAGGGATTGCGGCAGATGGCTGATGAAGCCGATCAGCCCCAGGCTGAGATCGCCCATGCCGTGCAGGTTGGCATCGCGACCAGCCGTGACGCCTGTGGCCCGTCCCAGCAGGTTGGCGAAGATGCGGCGCGGGGTCAGCCCGCGCACCAGGTAGCAGCCCAGGTCGCGGTGCATGGGTGCGACGATGTCGTCCGGGGCCAGGGCAAAGGCCGCGCCCACGCCGATGGCCTCGTGCCCGCGCTGGCTGAAGGTGCCTCCCACCCCGCGCCCCTGCTTCCAGATCGCCAGCATCTGCTCGTCGAAGACGCGAGTCAGGCGCATCCAGTAGTAAAGGTCGAGTTTTTGGGCGTCAGTCAGCATGGGGGGGGTGCCTGTTTCGTGTTCCGTGTTTCGTGTTCCGTGTTGCGTAGGGCGCAGGTGGCCGCTCGATCCTTCGTCCTTCGTCTTCCGTCCTTCGTCTTCCGTCCTCCGTCTCCCGTCCTTCGTCAACTCAGCCCAAAACCAACATCGCCAAAGTGACTTTGGTTCAAGCCCTATCCGCGTCTATCCGCGAAAATCCGCGTACCCGTTCACAAATGCTTGCGGATCAGGGCCATGAGTTCGGCCAGGAGCGGGCGGTCGAAGGCGAAACGGGCGCAGGCGGCGGCGAAAAGATCGGGCAGGGGGCGGGTGTAGCCCAGGGCCAGGGCCGAGCGGTAGGCGGCGACAGCGCCAGCGTGATCGGCCAGGGAATTGCGCCAGATCTGTAGGGCGCCCAACTGAGCCAGACCGTATTCGACATAGTAGAACGGCGCCCCGAAGATGTGACCCTTGCGGTGCCAACCGGTTTCTTTCTCGGTCTGCAAGCCGCTGTAATCGATGCCCGGCAGATAGCGGTCCCACAGTTCGGCCCATTTGCGGTCGAGGTCGCCGGTGCTCACATCCGCCGGCGCTTCGACATAGAGCCAGTGCTGAAAGCTATCCAGCGCGGCCATGTAGGGCAGGAAGAAGACCGTGCTCCGCAATTCTTCGCTCAGGGCGCGATGGGCGTCGAAATCGCTGTAGAAACCGCCCTTGCTCTTGGGCCAGTAGGGCGCGCTCAGCAGTTCCATGCTCATCGAGGCCACTTCGCAGAACTCGGTGGAGGCATTGATGTTCCAGACCAGCGACTGCCGGCGGATCGATTCGGCAAAATGGAAGGCATGCCCGCCTTCGTGCAGCAGCGTGCTGACGTTTTCGGCCGAGCCGGCTGCGTTCATGAAGATGTAGGG is part of the Caldilineales bacterium genome and harbors:
- a CDS encoding thiamine pyrophosphate-dependent dehydrogenase E1 component subunit alpha, with amino-acid sequence MLTDAQKLDLYYWMRLTRVFDEQMLAIWKQGRGVGGTFSQRGHEAIGVGAAFALAPDDIVAPMHRDLGCYLVRGLTPRRIFANLLGRATGVTAGRDANLHGMGDLSLGLIGFISHLPQSLPVALGVAMSFRYRHEPRVALTMVGDGASSSGAFHETLNMAAVYQAPLIVIVENNHYAYSTPLDQQRRLADIAHHADSYGMPGLIVDGNEVEAVYEAVSQAAARARAGGGPTLIEAKTMRMLGHAIHDGAEYVPRDLLAAWEAKDPIRRFEAVLLAAGVADQVELDEIGVRCQTEVEDAVAFADSSPWPDPATVTDGVYA